ttttgaaatatttatgtttgatATGTCGTTACATATGTATGACAATAAAGCTTTGGAAACTTAGTGTTTTTAAACACGTCTAAACATAGTATTTGTGTACCTATGAAATCCTCTGTTATAAAGGGTAAATTAAAAGTTTTTAAGTTAAAATTGTTTTCACTACTGTACATTATAACGCGTTGAAGCAGCTACTGTGTAGAGTACGGGATTAACcactttaatatatttattattataagcataatatataaatgtgTCCGTTAACTTAGCTTCAACTTTCATTTATGTCCTTCAACTATGGGTGTGCACaaatagacacttaaacttgcATAAAGTTGAACATATAGACATATGTGTCCTACactggcggagccagaattttcaccaAGGGAaacatacgaactaaccgaagggggttcgacatctactatatatacataaaaaataattttaaccatgtatatatagtatGATTTTCCGTTGAAGGGCGTTTGGATGAATCCCCTATCCCAAGTGTAGCTCCGTCTCTGGTGTCTTATGTGACATCCTACGTGACCAGTTCATGTCTATTTGTGCATATTCAAAATTGAAGATCATAAATGTGAACTGAGGTTAAGTTAAAAGAAGTGTATgtattatgtttttattatatGTATGCTTTTGGTCTTAACTAGAATTTTTATGTTGTCTATTGCAGCGTGTTGCGGCAATGATGTTTGGGTCAGTAGCACGAACGACGAGGGCATTTATCGTCCAACCAGTTTCCACATTGACAACATTGTTGTACTACAGCGATCGCCTTCCTCGTAACCTCAATTTGGACCGGTTGGTTCGTAATGACTTGGTCCATAATGGAAACTACTTGTTTCgttttctcatccattttttgagatGTTTTTGGTAGTACTTactaattagtttttttttttttttttaaaatcattttaatttctttttcacttgGTTAGCTGAAGGGGAGGGTCCAGAGTAACGATAAAATTATCTTCGTGTGATTTATAAATAATTGGATTCGAGCGATGAAGACATGAGCCACTGATATAATGCTTGTAGAATTAGGGATGTTTTGTGCACCGAAATGCCACTCTTTTCTCTTAGTTAACTGATTTCAATTCTCTTAACTCTTTTTCTCTGGTATCTTTTTCTCTACTTTGGTATATTTAGTATTGATGTAAAATGTGTGAAATGAAAATCCTATCATCTCTTGGAAACTCTACATATTCCTTTCTGATAGAAATTCTCCATTTTGGACTCCTTTTGATAGATGGTCTCTGACCATAAGGACTTATGCtcggattttttttaatttttacactAATTAAAAGTAAGGGCAAATACTTACGAGTGGAATTTGAGAAGGATAATGTATACACCATCTCACTCCTACATTAAACTTAAAGAGAGTAAATAGACTGTTTGCCGATAGACGTTGAAGCATGGACAATCATCTAAAAAATTAAGTTATTAGCGAATCCTTTTTATAAGCCAATTATACATTAGAGAAGTTATAGTAAGTGGCAATAAGACGTCTTCTTGCTTAGATAATATAACATGCTAAAAGCAGAGGCTAATCTAAGATTTTTAGAATATTAAtgcaccaaaaaagaaaaagaaaaaatgtactCCATTACGTGGGAATTATCCCGAACTCTAggtaggggtgggcgttcggtattCAGTTCGATATTATCATAATTCGGATTCGGTAATTCGATAATCGGTAAATGAAAGTACATACCAAATATCATACCATTAAACTTTGGTTTGGTAATTCGATAATCAGTAAATTAAACTTCAGTTCGCTatggtatttggtaataccatattaaaattaaatttggtAGACTCTAATCTAGGCCAACGATAATAGTTTACTTTAGAactgaatcaaaacacaatataaaGTTTCTGCCCTATGCCTTATGGAAACAACACTTTTTAACACTTCAGCAGTGATGTTTTATAGCTCATTCATCATCTGTTGATTTAACATAATAATTGTTTAATGCAGAAATGACTTCAGATGATAATAGCCACATCTGTTCCTCAAATATTTATCTTGTAGTGACTAGTGAGTGagtttaaataaaagaattcaCTAACCCTTTCATCAAGAATAACTTATGAGATATTTAAAAGCATACAACATAGTGTTAAACTTTTTTGATAACTTAGATATGGCAGGAAATGAGTATCTCTTCATCAACTCTCTCACTAGACATAAATATACCTACAAGTTGCATCAAGACTAGACAAGTTCAGGTTGTCTTGATAGATAGAACCAGAATGAAGAAAACACAAATAATATGAAACAATAACTACATATTTGAACATGTTGTCCACTGCTGctaacaataaaaaattttaaagcgattttcattttaaaattttaaaatgaatatagTATTATAGACTTTTAGGTTGTGGGCTTTTTTTAACCTTTTGTAGAATATTAATTTGGACTCGTGGCCTATGGAGTATAGAGTATGGTCAGTTAATAATAAGTTGGTATTCggtaaataccaaataccaaatggtAGTAACATCTTTTACCAATCCCTAACCCAAAtccgtaattttaaaattttacttccAATTACCATACCAAATATCGAATTCCTAAATACCGAATATCAAATTCTTTGGTTCGATTCGGTAATTCAGTTTCTGATATTTTATGCCCAGTCCTAACTCTAGGAAAATAATTCAACATCCGATCAGCTGCACTATTTAGTGATATCTTTTTATAGGTGTCAATGGATAATAttatactaaatttaaaaaatatatacataaactaattactatatataataagtgtCAATAAGCAGGCATGTCTTCTTGTGCtgcttgcttcagctgcttcaatcgtaattttactatattttttctaattaattactctaagtttcagctgcttcaaattacttcaactgcttcaatcgtaattttactatatcatccctaattaattactataagttatttaaggCATGTGAtgcttgcttcagctgcttcaatcgtaattttactatattatccctactTAATTACTATAAGTTTCAGCTGCTTCAAATTACTtaagctgcttcaatcgtaattttactatattatccctaattaattactataagttatttaaggCATGTGTtgcttgcttcagctgcttcaatcataatttcactatattatccctaattaattactataagttatttaagttatttaagtatttaaaaatttgtaatattaaataaaaatataaaataatcgaCATGCCTACTTGTGTtgcctgcttcaactgcttcaattgtaatttgattatattaccccaaattaattactataggttatttaagtattaaaaaataataaattgacaaaaaataatagttttttattttttaaattaacttgatgtcttatatgatgcctatttatgcttttttcacaagtattttttaaagtaattttattatatcacttctaattagttattataagtcatttaagacacgagttcttcgctgcttcaatcgtgattttattaaatcacccctaattaattattacgatcgcattagaaaattaataatatttcataaaatagacacaaaacgATATGTCAACATAAAGCATTtaactatcgaaattatattactaccacataaattaacttttgaaattatatttctAGTAATTATATAAAGGAAAAAGACATAGTTTCCACTctaaactatacaagaaaagtctaaatCATACCTAAACTAtctaagtgacctattacacacatAAACTACttaaaagtgatattttttaccCCCTAAATCTGACgtgaaaaaaacataattatttaaattaaaaaaggcgcgtctaaattaaaaaataacgaaaaaaataattaaaaattaaatatttcccTCCCTTACCCCCCAAACATCTTCTCCATCACCCCTACCCCcaaacatcttcttcttcatcaccccctaCCCCcaaacatcttcttcttcatcatccccaccccaaaaatccaacCCCACCTCAACCAAcacatcttcttcatcatccccACCTCCAaactccacccccaccccccaaataAGCAATTTCTTCTCCTCCACCTTTATCgaaacatcttcttcttcatcacctctACCCCAAAAATTCAACCCCACCCCAACCAACACATCTTCTTTGTCACCCCACCCCTAAAGAAGCAATTTCTTCACACCCCATCCTCCATCTTCATcgaatcaatgtcaatttcacattgaataaaatcaaattgaatttgCTATTTAATCGggcaaatttcaaaatttttgtcacacttcatcaaacacttgacgagAATGCCTTCCTAATCCCACTTACTAAAACTAAAATCATTCACAGAATCGTCCTCCCTAACAACAAAGAAGCATCAACTCTTGAATTTTGGATGATATCAAATTTGGAAAGCACGGACTCCTGAACCAATCTTCCTTTTTGGTTCTGAATGACCCTTCTTAAGTGAGTCAAGCAACATCAACGGAGGTTTTCTCAACGGAGGTTTCTTCTTTCTCCGCTGTTGCTAAGGCTTCATTGGCTACTGGTTCAGTTTCTTCCATTGCTGAGCTGCCAACTTTTTTTTGGCTTTGATTTTCTTGCTTTAATcccttcttttctcttttgtgagtgtttgttgttaattcatcccaaaaatgaaGGTTTTTCTGTGttcatatatttaaattaaaaaaaaatatgaaaatattaattttttaattttttagattatgCTGACGTGACAGACGCGTgtacaacaccacaccacatgcaagtggtataatgctttacatggtgtaaaaaatatcacttttatatagtttaggtgtgtaataggtcatttagatagtttaggtgtgactcaaacttttcttgtatagtttagGATAGAAATGATGTTTTCCCTTATGTATATTCGCCCTTGATTAAACTGTATCACCAAAATTTGAGTAATAATTAAAGAATCTCATTCATCCCCTCACACCATCTTTACAAATTTCCATTTCCAATATCACCAaaagaaaattatcttttatttcctacttactccaaaaaaatataacccaaaaaaaaacattcagggatatttgattttttttggggggtggggggaggAGGGTGGGGGTAGTATTTAAGGATATTGGAAGGTGAAAGACGAATTGATACTTCAACGGTTACTCTCCCGCGATTTCCACTCCAAGTCCATCAATCTACCGTAAACCCACGAATCCATAGAGCATATGTGCATTTACCAAACTACCCTTCTACTTTACCCACAACCATCAACACACATGCCTAATAACAAGGACATCATAGTAAATTCACTTCATTACCGTTATCCTACACACCCCATGAATATAGCTGGACTGTTTTCTGTTTTGGTTCAACTTTTTTCATAACGATTTAGATTCTTACGTTAATACTTAATTAATAGTAAATGAgctataaacaaaaatatatcatatgaGATTCCTCTGTTCTTTTCTCCATCGTAAaggtctttcttttttttctttctttttcgatGTTGATTCGTGtatgaattgaattgaaatttttaataACAACCTAGTTTctaaaatttatatcattttaatttgaatcttTTAACTTTATAGGTGCTCCAAGAAAATCAAAAATGTTGGATGGGTGGAAGAAAAACAAATTCTATTCCAAATGGTAACACTGACAATTCTTCAGGGttctatgttttattttttaaaatgtagatatttttttattttggttaattCGGCTAATGTTCTTATGTGAATTTTCTGATACAGCAAGTCTACAATCAAGCAAACGAAAACTCGAATAGAAATGATCAGGAAGAAAAGAAATTCAATGCAGAAATACTTGAAGAATGATATATCTGACCTTATAAAATCTGGATTGGATGTCAATGCTTATGGCAGGGTAATTTTCTTTAGTTGAATTTGAAACATATTTTCTACCACCTCTATCTTTTTAGTATGTTCAAACGAGATAATGGTACATTTATGTATTAAGAAACTCTtctattttaaaacatattttgcTTTAAATGACGTGTTCTTATAAAAATCGAAATGTCATGGCATGTTATAAAGTATCTCTTTTGTTTTCAAAGTCATTTGTTTCATAAAACACTAGTACGAATCTAGTAAATGTTAAAATCGTTGGATTGTAAAGATCTTTTATATATAGAATTGTACGAGTCACTTTACCTGTGAGGGTTCATATAGCCAATTCCAATTTTCTCGGATTGAGGCGTAGTGTTTTGTATGAGCCGTTCCATCAACGTTTAGTCTGTTGATGGTGCAGTGTCCTCTGCGTAACGGTGTCATTAAGTGAGACGAGGATCCATCTGCTTTGCATCCAAAAGCATACATGAGGATTGGTTTATTAGCCTGAATACTCAATATTTTCTGATTACTTGCGAAGTTGTTAGTAATTGTCTTTgttggtttataatgaaaactgtAGATTTGAGCATTTTCATTTGTTTTATACTGTTTCGGTTTCTGATTTTGCATGCTAATCTTTACTATTTGCCTACTCCCCAATATTGTGGAAATTAAGGTCCACAGAGTACTAAATTTTGTTTTAATGCAACAGACTGAAGGCCTTCTAGTTGAGATGAATCTCTTGAGCTGTTATGATTTCTTGGACCAATACTGTGAGCATATCCGTAGTCACCTTGATCCCATATGTACAGAAAGGTAATCTTGACATTCTCCTATTTGGTGTCTCAGAAGAACAGTATACGTAAATTGTTGATATTGCttacttttcaatttatttttcttactttcctTTTATGGCAACTCTTAGTTTCAACTTTCCACAACATTTTGGAACATTCTACATGTATTTAATTTAAGATTACAAGATTTTAAAGTCTTCTTTGCTTTCTTGAATTCTGTGTCAAATCAAAACctgacaaacaaattgaaacgaagggagtatccATTTTGTGACATAGCATCATAAACATCTCAGTTCTCACATGACTGGCTGTTCAATCTGTCAACTTTGAAAATTAGTTTTCCTGTGAGCCGAACTATTTCCTCATTTCTGCGCGATTCTTGTTCTTTTAGGGAATGCCCTGAGAGTTGCAAGGAACCTGTGGGGTCTGTGATGTTTGCAGCAGCGAGACTGGCAGACCTGCCAGAATTACGTCAACTGCGGACGATGTTTAATGAAAGATATGAAAATTCCCTTGAAGGTCATGTCAATAAACAGGTAAAAACTCATGCATAATCTTTCTTATATAGTAAGACTCCTATTTCCTCCTCTTTCTTGtcaaaaacatcatttttttgCTTGGCAGTTTGCTGAGAAATTAAAGCAAGCACCACATAAGAAGGATGTCAAACTGCGGTTGATGCAAGATATAGCAGCAGAATATGGTATAGAATGG
The Capsicum annuum cultivar UCD-10X-F1 chromosome 6, UCD10Xv1.1, whole genome shotgun sequence DNA segment above includes these coding regions:
- the LOC107876154 gene encoding uncharacterized protein LOC107876154 isoform X1 → MRFLCSFLHRKGAPRKSKMLDGWKKNKFYSKCKSTIKQTKTRIEMIRKKRNSMQKYLKNDISDLIKSGLDVNAYGRTEGLLVEMNLLSCYDFLDQYCEHIRSHLDPICTERECPESCKEPVGSVMFAAARLADLPELRQLRTMFNERYENSLEGHVNKQFAEKLKQAPHKKDVKLRLMQDIAAEYGIEWNSKNLQQILYEKERADVSGNDKESKDAQSNHENARNHHTSQERTTKSSSDQKSARTKHLDPQSGHKDSGHEISGQRNRDGPSGRATSLPAELEQTSPDELMKGHTRANSCAPDMSGPNGQVHPKVPNYEDVVARLTDLSGKSKE
- the LOC107876154 gene encoding uncharacterized protein LOC107876154 isoform X2 — protein: MLDGWKKNKFYSKCKSTIKQTKTRIEMIRKKRNSMQKYLKNDISDLIKSGLDVNAYGRTEGLLVEMNLLSCYDFLDQYCEHIRSHLDPICTERECPESCKEPVGSVMFAAARLADLPELRQLRTMFNERYENSLEGHVNKQFAEKLKQAPHKKDVKLRLMQDIAAEYGIEWNSKNLQQILYEKERADVSGNDKESKDAQSNHENARNHHTSQERTTKSSSDQKSARTKHLDPQSGHKDSGHEISGQRNRDGPSGRATSLPAELEQTSPDELMKGHTRANSCAPDMSGPNGQVHPKVPNYEDVVARLTDLSGKSKE